Proteins from a genomic interval of Candidatus Methylomirabilota bacterium:
- the folP gene encoding dihydropteroate synthase, protein MAQRPVRLQVRGHVFTWDETSRRTLLMGIVNVTPDSFADGGRFIDPEAANQHARRLAAEGADLVDVGAESTRPGARLVSAAEEQDRLLPVLERLLKEPPCLVSVDTCKPEVAEAALALGAHMVNDVTGLAAGPALARVCARFGAALCLNHMRGTPATMQEAPHYEDLLGEVRARLGAAVAEAEAAGVPPAAICVDPGIGFGKTVTQNLTLLKRLDALAPLGKPVLVGPSRKSFIGVILGAPPAERLEGTLAACVVAVESGAHILRVHDVAVARRAIRVAEAIRDAPSA, encoded by the coding sequence ATGGCACAGCGACCGGTGAGGCTGCAGGTCCGAGGTCACGTGTTCACGTGGGACGAGACCAGCCGCCGCACCTTGCTGATGGGCATCGTGAACGTGACGCCCGACTCCTTTGCCGACGGCGGGCGTTTCATCGATCCCGAAGCGGCCAACCAGCACGCCCGACGCCTGGCCGCCGAGGGGGCGGATCTCGTGGACGTGGGGGCCGAGTCGACGCGCCCGGGTGCCCGGCTGGTTTCGGCAGCCGAGGAGCAGGATCGCCTGCTCCCGGTACTCGAGCGGTTGCTCAAGGAGCCGCCGTGTCTGGTGTCGGTCGATACCTGCAAGCCCGAGGTGGCCGAGGCCGCCCTCGCCCTCGGGGCGCACATGGTCAACGACGTCACCGGGCTGGCCGCCGGCCCCGCGCTGGCGCGGGTGTGCGCGCGATTCGGGGCCGCCCTGTGCCTCAACCACATGCGGGGGACCCCGGCCACCATGCAGGAGGCGCCGCATTACGAGGATCTCCTCGGCGAGGTGCGGGCGCGGCTCGGCGCGGCCGTCGCCGAGGCCGAGGCGGCAGGCGTCCCGCCGGCCGCTATCTGCGTCGATCCCGGGATCGGATTCGGCAAGACCGTCACCCAGAACCTGACTCTCCTCAAGCGGCTCGACGCGCTCGCCCCGCTCGGCAAGCCGGTGCTGGTGGGGCCGTCGCGTAAGAGCTTCATCGGCGTCATCCTCGGCGCGCCCCCCGCCGAGCGGCTGGAGGGAACGCTGGCCGCCTGCGTGGTGGCGGTCGAGTCGGGCGCCCACATCCTGCGGGTGCACGACGTGGCGGTGGCCCGGCGGGCCATCCGGGTGGCCGAGGCGATCCGCGATGCGCCGTCCGCGTAG